The genomic stretch ATAAGACGTTAAAAAATTGGGTTTTTATCTCCAATAACCCGGTTTTTTGGTAGCGTAGCGAGTAAGATGCCTGCACCACAACATATTTTTGGATAATTTTGGATATCCCCTAGAGATACCCCCTAGCCACCCGTAAAAAGGCATTGAATGTTTTGCTACCAAAAACAAAACTTTTCCAACAACCTCTAAAGTTGATTAAAGTCAAGATTTATCAATTACTGCAAGATTTGCAGATAGTTCGTTTTCTTCAAATGCATCTGAATAAAGTCTTTTATTAAAGACTTTCATTAAATCTTGAACGGCAACTTCTTTAACACGAATCCCATCAACATCATACAATTCCCTAGTATTGTTTTTAGTAATTATCCAGACCTGACAATTTTTACCCTGTATTTGTAGAGTTTTTTTCCTCACACCACCATCTGTCAATCTGAAATCAATTGTGATTTGAGAATTCTTCAATTTATTGACATAATTTTCAATTTGTTCTTTTTTGTGTTCTTCAAATTCATTTCTGAGAGTACAGTCGTACATCACTACCAGACTACCAATTATAAAAAAACCATCGGCTCTACCAGCTTGATTTTTTTTATCATATTGATATAAGCTATGGATACCCAATAGCCGGAGAATCATGAATGTATAATCCTCAAACTCTGCTGGATCTGATAGTGTTTTATAGCTACTCAAAAGTAAAGTAATTTTTTCTTTGACTTCTTTGAGCTTTAAAGTATGGTGATTATAAGTTGGTAAATTTGTGACTGATACCGGAGCAGAAGTTTGTGGATTTCTGGCTGGTTTTGGATCAGAATTTTGTGTATTTGTTGCTGATTGTATAGAGATATTTACTTGATCTAAAAGTAACCGAATATTTTTAACTGACTTTACCACCCTCCCATCACTATAATTTATAATTTTTACTATAAATTTAACCTGATCGCCTTTGGCAATCTTTTCTATTTCTACGTCATCTAAATCTTGTTTAAAAAAGAATAAATCTTTATTTAGACTGTCTAATGGTGTGTCGGGTTTTATATAACCGTTACCTTTTTCAGTATTTACCCAATTGATAACACCTGTTAAGCTGATCGTTTTATTCAAGAAGCGAACTTCTTCGGCAATTTTTTGGATAGTGCCATCTTTTCTATTCCATTCAGTAACAGTGAATTCTACTGAATCTCCTCGCTCTACATATTCAATTGCTAGACCAATCAGCTTATCAGCAAAGAAAAGTATGTCACCTTCATGATCAGGTATTGGTCTATCAGAATCAATAAATCCCAGACCAGTTTTACCCTCCTTAATACTAATAGCCTTAATTTTTCCGGTAAATTTCATGATCATTAACTGACAATTTATTAAGAACGGTAAATATAGTATTCCCAAAAAACTTTACAAGTTAACAGTTTGAAATGTGTGTCACGGTAAACCATGTCTCAAACTTAAACGGATTATAGCAAATAAAAGCGCGACCGCTAAAAATCATCTGTAATTAGAAATGCTCCAATACTTGTGCATCAGATACTTGCTTCTGAGTTTGGTGAATCATTGTTGGGTTTTACAAAGCCTCTACCCAACCTACATTATAGGTTTTGGGTTGAAAATTTATAGCATTTTGCAAGTAAATGAAGTACACATTTTAAGATGATAAATCTTGTGGGGCGGACATCTTGCCCGCCCTTGTCTATCTGACTCAGTTCAATTTCACACCCCGAATTGAATAATCTAATAACTCCATTGGGTGCATCACAGAAATACTTTTTCCTTGCAATTGTAAATGCTTGGTAATTTGCAACGTACAACCAGGATTAGCCGAAGCAATTAACTCTGCACCAGTATTTAATAAATTCTGCACCTTTTGCTGACCCAATTCCTCAGCAACTTCTGGTTGCAGCATATTATAAACCCCAGCACTACCACAACATAAAGCTGCGTCTATGGGTTCGCTTAACTTGACTCCGGGAATTTGGCGTAACATCTGACGCGGTTGCACACTAATCTTTTGTCCATGTAATAAATGACAAGCATCTTGATAAACTAAATTTAAAGGTTTATCAGATAACGGTGATAGTTTGGCTGTCATTCCCACATTGACTAAAAACTCTTGAGCATCTTTGACCTTAGCGGCAAACGCTTCAGCTTTTTCTTTATATTCTGGGTCATCTTGTAAAATGTGACCGTATTCTTTCAAAGTATGACCGCAACCAGCAGCATTGATAATCACAAAATCGACATCAGTATTAGCAAAACTATCAATCATTTGTCTAGCTAAAGTCTTCGCCTGTTCCGTTTGTCCTTGGTGTTCAGGAAGCGCCGCACAACAACCTTGAGATTTCGGAATTACAACCTCACAATCATTAGCCGTTAAAACCCGGACAGTTGCTTCATTAATAGGAGAGAAAAACAGCCGTTGCACACATCCCAAAATCACCCCAACTCGGTAACGCTTCTCACCTTGGGCGGGAATCACATCGGGTAAATTATCCTGAAAAGATTGAAGAGTAATTTTTGGTAAAATCGATTCCATTGCAGCCAAACGGGGAGATACTTTTTTCAATAACCCTGTAGCCCGAACTAACTTTGGTAAACCCAACCTTTGGTAAACCAGCAAAGGAAACAGAAAAAAGCGTAATAAATCAGGATTAGGAAACAAAGAAAATATCAGTTGCCGAATCAACTTATCTGGTAAACTGCGGGAATAATTGCGTTCAACTTGGTGACGAGTGGCAGAAATCAACTTGTCATACTGCACACCAGAAGGACAAGTACTCACACAAGCCAGACAACCCAAACAAGAATCAAAATGTTCTACAGTTGCCGTATTCAGAGCAATCTCACCATTATTAATAGCATCCATTAAATAGATGCGTCCCCTGGGAGAATCCATCTCCTTACCAATTACCCGATAACTGGGACAAGTAGCCAGACAAAAACCACAATGTACACAACTATCAATCAACTTCGGATCAGGTGGCTGACTAACATCAAAACCCTTTAAATTCTTAATCTTAGCAGTATCATTCACAGAATTATCAGAAACTTGCATATTTAAACTCTTCCCCTCTTTATCTCTGTGTCCTCTGCGCCTCTGTGGTTCGTTAAATTAAATCCCACCCACAAAG from Nodularia sp. LEGE 06071 encodes the following:
- a CDS encoding cold shock domain-containing protein — translated: MKFTGKIKAISIKEGKTGLGFIDSDRPIPDHEGDILFFADKLIGLAIEYVERGDSVEFTVTEWNRKDGTIQKIAEEVRFLNKTISLTGVINWVNTEKGNGYIKPDTPLDSLNKDLFFFKQDLDDVEIEKIAKGDQVKFIVKIINYSDGRVVKSVKNIRLLLDQVNISIQSATNTQNSDPKPARNPQTSAPVSVTNLPTYNHHTLKLKEVKEKITLLLSSYKTLSDPAEFEDYTFMILRLLGIHSLYQYDKKNQAGRADGFFIIGSLVVMYDCTLRNEFEEHKKEQIENYVNKLKNSQITIDFRLTDGGVRKKTLQIQGKNCQVWIITKNNTRELYDVDGIRVKEVAVQDLMKVFNKRLYSDAFEENELSANLAVIDKS
- a CDS encoding (Fe-S)-binding protein; the encoded protein is MQVSDNSVNDTAKIKNLKGFDVSQPPDPKLIDSCVHCGFCLATCPSYRVIGKEMDSPRGRIYLMDAINNGEIALNTATVEHFDSCLGCLACVSTCPSGVQYDKLISATRHQVERNYSRSLPDKLIRQLIFSLFPNPDLLRFFLFPLLVYQRLGLPKLVRATGLLKKVSPRLAAMESILPKITLQSFQDNLPDVIPAQGEKRYRVGVILGCVQRLFFSPINEATVRVLTANDCEVVIPKSQGCCAALPEHQGQTEQAKTLARQMIDSFANTDVDFVIINAAGCGHTLKEYGHILQDDPEYKEKAEAFAAKVKDAQEFLVNVGMTAKLSPLSDKPLNLVYQDACHLLHGQKISVQPRQMLRQIPGVKLSEPIDAALCCGSAGVYNMLQPEVAEELGQQKVQNLLNTGAELIASANPGCTLQITKHLQLQGKSISVMHPMELLDYSIRGVKLN